A stretch of the Bordetella genomosp. 8 genome encodes the following:
- a CDS encoding acetyl-CoA C-acyltransferase, translating into MTRTLQDAYIVAATRSPVGKAPKGALRNTRPDELLADILRAALAQASTLDPAAIDDAIIGCARPEGAQGLNVARIAVLLAGLPDRVPGITVNRFCASGLSAIAMAADRIRVGEADVVIAGGTESLSQVPMMGFAPSFSPRIFADDEDVGIAYGMGLTAERVAAQWKVTREAQDAYALRSHQRAIAAQDAGEFDAEITPVPVVARQADLQSGEIAIAQGEFLRDEGPRRDTSIEALARLKPVFAARGSVTAGNSSQTSDGAGALILASERAVRDHGLTPLARFVSFAVRGVAPELMGIGPREAIPAVLKQAGLSQQDIDWIELNEAFAAQSLAVIGDLGLDPEKVNPLGGAIALGHPLGATGAIRAATVVHGLRRRQAKYGMVTMCVGTGMGAAGIFERV; encoded by the coding sequence ATGACCCGAACCCTGCAAGACGCCTATATCGTCGCCGCCACCCGATCGCCGGTGGGCAAGGCCCCCAAGGGCGCGCTGCGCAACACCCGGCCGGACGAACTGCTGGCCGACATCCTGCGCGCCGCGCTGGCCCAGGCCTCTACGCTGGACCCCGCCGCCATTGATGACGCCATCATCGGCTGCGCGCGGCCGGAAGGCGCGCAAGGCCTGAATGTCGCGCGCATCGCGGTCCTGCTGGCGGGCCTGCCGGACCGCGTACCGGGCATCACCGTCAACCGCTTCTGCGCGTCCGGTCTGAGCGCCATCGCCATGGCCGCCGACCGTATCCGCGTTGGCGAAGCCGATGTCGTCATCGCCGGCGGCACCGAGTCGCTCAGCCAGGTGCCCATGATGGGTTTTGCCCCCTCGTTTTCGCCGCGCATCTTCGCCGATGACGAAGACGTCGGCATCGCCTACGGCATGGGCCTGACCGCCGAACGCGTGGCCGCCCAATGGAAGGTCACGCGCGAAGCCCAGGACGCCTACGCCCTGCGTTCGCACCAGCGTGCCATTGCGGCGCAGGATGCCGGCGAATTCGACGCCGAGATCACGCCCGTGCCCGTCGTCGCGCGCCAGGCCGACCTTCAATCGGGCGAGATCGCCATCGCGCAAGGCGAATTCCTGCGCGACGAAGGGCCCAGGCGGGATACCTCCATCGAAGCCCTGGCACGCTTGAAACCCGTGTTCGCGGCGCGTGGCAGCGTCACCGCGGGCAACAGCTCGCAGACCTCCGATGGCGCCGGCGCGCTGATCCTGGCGTCCGAGCGTGCCGTGCGCGATCACGGGCTGACGCCGCTGGCCCGCTTCGTATCATTCGCGGTGCGCGGCGTGGCGCCCGAACTTATGGGCATCGGCCCGCGCGAGGCCATCCCGGCCGTACTCAAGCAGGCTGGCCTGAGCCAGCAGGATATCGACTGGATCGAGCTGAACGAGGCCTTCGCCGCGCAATCGCTGGCGGTCATCGGCGATCTGGGACTGGATCCGGAGAAGGTGAATCCCCTCGGCGGTGCGATTGCCTTGGGCCACCCCCTGGGCGCCACCGGCGCCATCCGTGCCGCGACCGTCGTCCACGGCCTGCGGCGGCGGCAGGCGAAATACGGGATGGTGACGATGTGCGTGGGCACCGGAATGGGGGCGGCCGGGATATTCGAGCGGGTGTAG
- a CDS encoding DMT family transporter — MRSRDLIDLLVLAAVWGGSFLFMRIGVPEFGPAPLMELRVGLAALALLAVLAWRGGIRAMLRHWKPILWVGAFNAALPFLLYGYAAQRLGAGFLSVSNAVTPMWGAVIGWIWLRDRLPAGRVAGLAIGFMGIVVLVWDKFDFSDGGTGLPVIAALLAPLCYGVAANSTKRYLAGVDALSGATGSMVSAALLLMPFAIWTWPAEPVSAQAWAATIALALVCTAIAYVMFFRLIASVGPTAAVSVTFLVPVFGVLWGTLLLDETVTATMLLGAAVILVGTALSLGLVGRPRTARA, encoded by the coding sequence ATGCGCAGCCGTGACCTGATAGACCTGCTCGTATTGGCCGCCGTCTGGGGCGGCTCCTTCCTGTTCATGCGCATCGGGGTCCCGGAGTTCGGGCCTGCTCCCTTGATGGAACTGCGGGTAGGCCTGGCGGCGCTGGCGCTGCTGGCCGTGCTGGCGTGGCGCGGCGGAATACGAGCGATGTTGCGGCATTGGAAGCCGATACTCTGGGTCGGCGCCTTCAACGCCGCCCTGCCCTTTCTCCTGTATGGCTACGCGGCTCAGCGGCTGGGCGCGGGTTTCCTTTCCGTATCGAACGCCGTGACGCCGATGTGGGGCGCGGTGATAGGCTGGATATGGCTGCGCGACCGTTTGCCGGCCGGCAGGGTGGCGGGACTGGCCATCGGATTCATGGGCATCGTGGTGCTGGTCTGGGACAAGTTCGATTTCAGCGACGGCGGGACGGGCTTGCCGGTGATCGCCGCCTTGTTGGCGCCGCTGTGCTACGGCGTGGCCGCCAACAGCACCAAGCGCTACCTGGCGGGTGTGGATGCGCTGAGCGGCGCGACCGGCAGCATGGTCAGCGCGGCCCTGCTGTTGATGCCGTTCGCGATCTGGACGTGGCCAGCGGAGCCGGTTTCGGCCCAGGCCTGGGCGGCGACGATCGCCCTGGCGCTGGTGTGCACCGCGATCGCCTATGTGATGTTCTTCCGGCTCATCGCCAGCGTGGGCCCGACCGCCGCCGTCAGCGTCACTTTCCTGGTGCCCGTGTTCGGGGTGCTATGGGGCACGCTGCTGCTGGATGAAACCGTGACCGCGACGATGCTGCTGGGCGCCGCGGTCATCCTGGTCGGCACGGCGCTGTCGCTGGGCCTGGTGGGACGGCCCAGGACCGCGCGCGCGTAG